The Acidipropionibacterium virtanenii DNA segment GTCGTCCCCGTCGGATTGTGGATGCCGGTCTGGCAGTACAGCACGGCAGGTCTGCGGACAAGAGCGTGGCCGAGCAGGTCGACGTCGATCCCCTCGCTCCTGAGCGGCACTCCCTGGACCCGGGCCCCGAGAGTGCGCAGTGCCTCCAACCCGCCGCGATAGGTCGGGTCCTCGACGATGGCCAGGTCCCCCGGCGAGACCAGGGTGCGCATCGCCAGGTAGGTGGCCTGCTGGGCGCCGCTGGTGATGAGGATCTGCTGGGGAACGGTGGGGATGCCGTCGCGGGTCAACCGGTCGGCGATCGCCTGGCGCAGCACCGGCAGCCCGGCAGGGAAGTAGCCGTCGGTCTCCAGGTAGTCGTCCAGTCCCGAGACGCCGGTGGCGAGTTCCCGTCTGGCCACCTCGGAGGCGGGCAGTGCCCCGGTCGAGAGGTCGATGACGCCGGGGGCCGAATGGGTGAAGGAGAACAGTCGCCCGTTGGTCGCGACCGCCGCCCGCCCCGATCGCACTCGCGTCCCCGATCCGACCGTCGACGCCAGGTAGCCGCGGGCCTCGAGCTCCGCGAACGCCGAGGCCACCGTGCTGCGTGAGACGCCCAGCGCCTTCGCGCAGTCGCGCTGGGCGGGCAGCACACTGCCCGCCGGGGCGAAACCGGCGTCGATGAGTTCCAGCAGCCCCGCAGCCAGCGCATCGGGCAGCAGCCTTCCGGGCCGGGCCCAGTCGCCGAGCATCCGGCTGAGCTCGGCGGCATCCATCTTCGGCATGACCCGAGTATCGCCGAGATGAGCCAATCAGGCCACTTCTCCCTAATTGGCCCGGTCTGTGCGAGGGCCCACTTCTACCGTCGGGGTGAACGACCACGAAGGAGTGCGCATGACCACTGTTGCCCTGATGGGAACTCTCGACACGAAGGGGGATGAATTCAGCTGGCTGCGCGACCGGCTCACCGGCGACGGGATCGACGTCGTCCTCATCGACGTGGGCTCCTTCTCGGACAGCCCCTTGGCCGACGTCACCTCAGACCAGGTGATCGCCGCCGCCGGGGCCGACGCGGCGCAGCTGAGGGCACGGCGCGACCGCGGCGAGATGATGGGGGTGATGGGGCGCGGTGCAGCAGCCGTCGTCGCAGACCTCGCCAGCTCCGGCAGAATCCACGGATTCCTGTCCATCGGCGGCTCCGGCGGCTCCTCGGTCGCCGCACCCGCCATGCAGGCCGTGCCGGTAGGATTCCCGAAACTGCTCGTCTCCACCATGGCGTCGGGGGATGTGCAGCCCTACGTCGGCGAGTCCGACGTCGCGATCATGTACTCGGTGGTCGACGTCGCCGGCATCAACTCGATCTCCACCATGGTGCTCGGCAACGCCTGCGCGGCGATCACGGGCATGGCTAGGGCCTACGAGGCGCGACCGGCCGCCCCCGAGCAGGACCACAACCCCCCGGTCGGGGTGACGATGTTCGGTCTCACGACGCCGGCGGCCGACGAGGCGCGCAGGACGCTCACCGACCTGGGCTACGAGGTGCTGGTCTTCCACGCCACCGGCGCCGGTGGGAGGGCGATGGAGAAACTGGTGGACTCCGACCTGCTCGCCGGGGTGTGCGATCTCACCACCACCGAGCTGGCCGACGACCTGGTCGGCGGGGTGCTGACCGCCGGGCCGCACCGGATGGAGGCCGCCGGGGCACGCGGCCTCCCGCAGGTGGTCAGCGTCGGCGCCCTGGACATGGTGAACTTCGGGCCGCGCGAGACCGTCCCGCCGAAGTTCGACGACCGGAACCTGTACGTCCACAACCCCACCGTCACCCTGATGCGCACCAGCCCCGAGGAGATGGTCGAGCTCGGGCGCCGGATCGCCAGGAAGCTGCGCGACGCCGCCGGGCCGGCGCAGTTGTTCCTGCCGCTGCGCGGGGTGAGCGGGATCGACGTCGACGGCCAGCCCTTCCGCGACGCCGAGGCCGACGAGGCCCTGTTCGCCGCGCTGCGGGAGGGGCTGTCCGGCAGCCATGTCGGCCTCAACGAACTCGACCTGGCCGTCAACGATCCCGGTTTCGGCCGAGCGATGGCCGAGGCGCTTCACCGCCAGATCACCAACCGCTGACTTTCGCAATTCTGATTTCCGCAATGACAAGGAGAGATGCAATGTCACGTCAAGAGATTCTCGACAGGTTCCGCGCCCAGGTGGCCGCTGGGACGCCGATCGTCGGCGGTGGCGCCGGCACCGGCATCACCGCGAAATCGGCGGAGGCCGGGGGCATCGACCTGCTGGTGATCTACAACTCGGGCCGGTTCCGGATGGCCGGGCGCGGGTCCCTGTCGGGCCTGCTGGCCTACGGCGACGCCAACGAGATCGTCATGGACATGGCGCGCGAAGTGCTGCCGGTCGTCAAGCACACGCCTGTGCTGGCCGGCGTCAACGGCACCGACCCGTTCCGGTCGATGCCGCGGTTCCTCCAGCAGGTCAAGGACGCCGGCTTCGCCGGGGTGCAGAACTTCCCGACGGTCGGCCTGATCGACGGCACCTTCCGGGCCAACCTGGAGGAGACCGGGATGGGCTACGGGCTGGAGGTCGACATGATCAGGGCCGCCCGGGAGCTGGACCTGGTCACCTCGCCGTACGTCTTCGACACCGACCAGGCCAAGGACATGGCACGGGCCGGAGCCGACATCCTGGTGCCGCACATGGGCCTGACGACATCGGGCACCATCGGCGCGAAGACTGCGCTGACCATCGAGGAGGCCGCGGTCAAGGTGCAGGAGCTGGCCGACGCCGCCAAGTCGGTGAACCCGGACATCCTGTGCCTCTGTCACGGCGGGCCGATCGCCAACCCGGAGGACGCCCAGTACGTGCTCGACCACACCGAGGGGATCGTCGGCTTCTACGGCGCCTCCTCGATCGAGCGGTTCCCCGCCGAGACCGGCATCAGGAAGCAGACCGAGGACTTCAAGGCCATCACCTTCCGGAAGGACTGACCCTCGTCCAGATGCCTAACAGGCCTACGTCCAGATGCCTGATGGATCTCCGTCGAGATGCCTGATTCGAATGCCCTGCGGTGCTAGGTTCCCATCATGGAGTACCGCCGACGCATCCTCGACGACATCCTCGACACAGAGATGGCAGATCTTCCGGCCATCGCCCTCGAGGGCGCCAAGGGAGTCGGGAAGACGGCCACGGCGAGCCGCCGAGCGGCCAACATTCTGACTCTCAGCGACCCGCGGAGCCGCGCGAGCGTAGCCGCGAACTACGACCTGGTGGCCGATCTGGAACCGCCAGTGTTCATCGACGAGTGGCAGCTCGAACCTCAGGTGTGGGAGCGGGTGCGTCGATCAGTGGACGACGCCCCGTACGACGGAGGACGATTCCTTCTGGCGGGATCGGCGAGTCTGGCGCCGGGTGTCCGAATCCACAGCGGGGCTGGTCGCATCGTCAGGATGACGATGCGACCGATGTCCCTGGCCGAGAGAGGACTCGAAGAACCGACGGTCCCATTGCGTGCGCTCCACGCTGGCAACCCACCGATCTCCGGATCAACTCATCTCCGTGTGAAGGACTACGTCACGGAGATTCTCAGGTCCGGGTTGCCCGGTATCAGGGATGCGTCCGAGAGGGCTCGCAACAGACTCCTCGACAGCTATCTCGATCGGATAGTCGAGAGGGAGCTGCCCGACAACGGCATGCCGATCCGGCGACCGGGCACTCTTCTGGCATGGCTGCGCGCCTATGCGGCCGCGACGTCCTCGACCACCGACTACACGAAGATCCTCAACGCCGCCACGGCCGGCGAACCGCTCAAGCCTGCCCGGGCGACGGTCGATGCGTACAGGGAACATCTCACGCGCCTGTTCATCCTCGATCCGGTCGAAGCATGGACACCTGTCTTCGCCCCGCTCAAACGACTGACCAACTCGGCGAAGCACCATCTCGTTGATCCTGCGTTGGCCGCGCGCCTCGTCGGCGTCGGGGCGAAAGGTCTTCTGGTGGGAGAAGGGCACGTGGTCGCACCGTCCACGGGCACTTGGCTCGGGGCACTGTTCGAATCGCTGGCAGTTCAGTCCGTTCGGGTCTACGCCGAGGCGATGAACGCCTCGATCGGCCACCTGCGCACCAAGAACGGCGATCACGAGGTGGACATCGTCGTCGAGACCGACGACCGCCGGATCATCGCCATAGAGGTGAAGCTCGCAGACACGGTCAGCGACGACGACGTCAGCCACCTTCACTGGCTCAGGGGGCAGGTCGGCCCGCTCCTGACCGACGCGGTGGTCCTCAACACCGGGCCCTATGCGTATCGACGTGAGGACGGGATTGCAGTCGTACCGCTGGCCCTGCTCGGCCCGTAGCAGGGCCGGCGTCTGGAGGGGCTCAGCGGCAGCATCGACGGTGCCCTGGGAACCACTGTCGAGTTGATGCGGAATGACCAGCATCAACTCGACAGCGCTTCGGGCAACGCATTGAACTTGTGCGGCAGACTGGCGGGATGAACGACATCAGGTGGGGAATCCTGGCCACCGGCGGCATCGCCCACATGTTCACCTCCGATCTGCGGACCGCGGGGCTCGATGTCGCCGCCGTCGGATCCCGCTCCCAGGCCTCGGCCGACGCATTCGCCCACGAGTTCGAGATCCCGGCCGCGCACGGCTCCTACGAGGCCCTCGTCGCCGACCCAGACGTCGACATCGTCTACGTCGCCAGCCCGCACGGCTTCCACGCCGAGCACGCCGCCCTGGCGCTGGAGGCGGGCAAGCATGTCCTTGTGGAGAAGGCCTTCACCCTCACCCAGCCCCAGGCGGCGGCCCTCCGGGATCTCGCGGCCGCCAACAAGCTCCTCCTCATGGAGGCCATGTGGACCAGGTACGTCCCGAACATGATCCGGATCAGAGAACTCATCCGGTCCGGGACGCTCGGCCAGGTGCGCGCCGTCATCGCCGATCACACCCAGGCCCTGCCCACCGACCCGACGCACCGCCTCAACTCCCTGGAGCTGGGCGGTGGGGCGCTGCTGGATCTCGGCGTCTACCCGGTCTCCTTCGCCCACGACATCCTCGGGGCACCTGAGACGATCACCGCCACCGGCCGCCTCGGCTCCACCGGCGCCGACACCGAGGTGGTCGTCACCATGACCCACGCCGACGGGGCGATCTCCACGAGCATCTCCTCGGCCCGGACGGCCGGCCCCAACGAGGCGCACATCCTGGGCACCGAGGCCCGCATCGATCTGGACCCGGTCTGGTACACCGCCACCACCTTCCGGCTGGTGGGTCGCCACGGCGAGGTCATCGAGTCCTACGACGCACCGGTCGCCGGCCGCGGCATGCAGTACGAGGCGCTGGCCGCCGAGCAGTACCTGCGCGAGGGCCGGACCTCCAGCGAGTTGGAGCCGATCGACGAGACCGTCGCGATCATGGGCACCCTCGACGAGATCAGGAGGCAGATCGGGGTGCGCTACCCGGGCGTCGATCGATGAGCCTCACATGCCGTCCACCTGCGGGGAGCCAGGGGAGGCCAGCACGACGTCGAAGGCACCCTCCAACGTCACGGCCCCCTCCCCCGGTCGCAGGTAGACGGCGTGACCGGCGGTCAGTTCGCCCCCGGTGAGCCGTCCGGTGACGCGGGCCGAGCCGGACAGGCACAGGGCGATCGTCGGCGTCGCGCCGTCGACCTCCACCTGCCTCGCGGCCCCGTCGTCGGCAGTGATCCGCCGCAGCTGGAAATCCGGTATGCCGGGGGCCAGCAGCGTCGACCCGTCCGCCAGCTGGTGGGCGGGCAGGATCGGATCGGGCACCGGGGCGAAGACGAGAGCCTTCAGGAGCTCGTCGACGTCGATGTGCTTGGGCGTGATGCCGCCGCGCAGCACATTGTCGCTGGCCGCCATGATCTCGATGCCCAGGCCCTCCATGTAGGAGTGCAGCGTGCCCGCGCGGACGAACACGGCCTGCCCGCGAGGGATCGACACGTGGTTGAGCAGCAGGATCAGCAGGACGCCGGGGTCGCCGGGGAAGAACTTCTCGAGGCGGCGCACATTGCGCGCCTGCCTGGTGGTGTCTTCGGCCGCCGCCTCCGGTGAGTTGGCCCATGCGTGGACCGCCTGGACGGCCGCGGCGATCTGCGGGTCCTCGCGGGCCGGGACGCGGATGCCGTCATGGTCGCGGTCGCGCAGGATCCAGGCGACGAGCTCGCGAAGACTACCGGCGTCATGGACGCCGGCCACCATCTCGGCGAAGGCCGAGAAGCCGGCGTCGGCATGACCGTCCTGAGCGAGGAGATCGGTGATCCCGGCGACCAGGCCGCGGACCTCGGCGAGATCACGGAATCCGCAGACGGCCTCGATGGTCGGCGTCAGTGCGAGGATGAGCTCGGGCTTGTGCCAGGGGTCCTTGAAGTTGCGCTGCGGATCGTCCAGGGCGATGCCGGCGGCGTTCTCACGGGCGAACCCTTCGCGCGCCTCGTCAAGAGTCGGGTGGGCCTGCAGCGACAGCGGCTCGCGGGCCGAGAGGACCTTCATGATGTAGGGCAACCGGGCGCCCTCCCCGCGGATGCCGTCGCTCAGCTCCCCGAGAGCCGAACCCGGGTCGGCGTCGATCCACTCGGCCAGATTCGCCGCCCCGCCGATCAGATCGGGCTGGGCGACGCGGGTGGGGCCGGCCGGATGCGCTCCGAACCACAGCTCGGCCTCCAACGCCCCGGGCCCGTCGGGCTCGATGAGCGCACCGCCGGTTCCCAGTAGGGCGCGGATCTGCCCGTGGCCGCCCCAGGCGTAGCGCATCGGGGCGTTCATCAGCTCGATCAGCGGGCCCCTGCCCGACAGTCCCGTCATTCTGGACAGCTCTCCATCATTCCCGTTGCGAACGCCCATGCCTCAGGTCGGGCCACCCCGTCAGCCTATCCCTGATCGACGCTCCCCACGATCAGCACTGGGGCCCTCAGCCCCGCCTCGGCGGGCGGCGCATCAGCAGCGCCAGCGCCGCAGTGGCGACCACCAGGAAGGCCCCGCCGATCGCGACGGCCACCGGAATGCCCCACAGCGCGCCCAGAAACGCCAGCGTGAGACCGTTACCGGTGCGCAGTCCGGACCCGAACATCGAGTAGACGCCGACGACCCGGCCGCGCTCGGCCACCGGTGCGCGCAGCTGGACGATGGCCTGGCTCACCGTGTTGGAGGCGAGGTTGGCGAACCCGCCGATCGCCAGAGCCACCAGGGCGATCGCATAGAAGTGGGTGGTGGCCACGATGAACGTGGTCAGCCCGAACAGGATCGAGGAGACCACCACCACCCTGACCGTCGGGCGGATCCGTCCCGTCGCCTCCAGGAGGAAACCACCCAGCACACCGCCCACCCCGCCGGCGAACAAGAGTGTGCCGTAGCCCAGGCCCCGGGACCCGACCGACAGGTTTCCGGTCGCGAAATCCGGCATCGAGACCTGCAGGGAACCGCCGATCGCCAGGGCGCCGAGGCCGGCGAGCATGATCATGCCGAAGAGCACGCGATCATGGGCGACGGTGCCCAGCACGCTGAAGGTCTCGCGGAGGCCCGGGCGATGATCCATGAAGTACCCGCTGCGCAGATGCCCGGTCTGCGGGGTGCGCAGCAGCAGGAGGGTCATCGGCAGGTACAGCGCGATATTGGCGAAGATGCCGTAGGTGGGCCCGAGGATCAGCATCAGTGCCGAGCCGACGACGGGCCCGCACAGCACGCCGATACTGCGGAAGGTGGCGTTCATGCGAACGGCGCCGGGCAGATCCTCGGGCTCGGCGAAGTCATGGAGCATCAGCTGCTCGGCCGGCCCCCACAGCGCGCCGGCGCATCCGTGCAGCACGAGCAGGACGCAGGCCTCCCACATCTGGAGGGAGTCGGTGAGAAACAGGACGCCCCAGCTGAAGGAGACGAACATGAACAGCAGCTGCGAGACCTGGATGAGGCGCCGGCAGTCGTAGCGCTCGGCCAGCGCCCCGAAGGGCACGCCGAGCAGCAGGAAGGGCAGCCAGTGACTGACCACCTCGAAACCGACCAGGGCGGGCGAGTGGAAGGCCTGCCACAGCATCCAGTAGGTGATGACGTGTTCGACGTTGTCGCCCATCATGGACAGCCCGGCGGTCACCATGTACCGGCGCGAGTCCCTCTGACGCAGTGCGCCGAAACGGCGGGGCGCCAGGGGCCCGGGGGTGCCGTCCGGGGGCGACGCCGTGGGGTCTGAGCTGGCCGTGATCTGTCTCCGTCCTCGATGACAACATCACGATCCTGCCTCACCGCAGTGGTGGATCGGCGACCGGTCCATGCCCTGGGCGCTCTCCCGGCCCCTTCACCCACCTCGCCACTACGTTTCGGGTGCGCATATCACTAGCTCGAGGCCCGAAAACGACAGAAACTTCCCGATAAGGGCGCTCGAGCTAGTGATATGCGCACCCGTCATGGCATGCCCTCCACCGGAGCTGCCGGTGGTGTCGTCGATCTGCACAGGCGAGGCAACTGTGCATCGCGCGCTCTCAGATCCTCCGGTTCTCCAGGACCGGGATCGCGGCCCGGATCGGGACCACCCCGTCGGGGTTGATGTCTATCACCCGGAACTCCACGCCGTCGCCGAGCTCGCACAGCACCCACCCGTCCGGGGCGACCGCCATGCTGTGGCCGATGCCGGTCGGGGCCCCCGACGGCTCCTGGCCGATGGTCGCAGGGTCTCCCTGACCGACGGCGACGATGAAGCAGGTGGAGTCCAGAGCGCGGGCGCGGGTGAGCAGACGCCACTGGTCGAGCTTGTCGGCGCGCTGCTCGTCGGTGGTTCCGGCCCCCCAGGATGCGGGCAGGATGATCACCTTGGCGCCGGCGTCAGCCAGGCGGACGAAGAGGTTCGGGAATCGGACGTCGTAGCAGACCGCCAGGCCCACCGGTACACCTCCGATCCGGCAGACCGTCGGCTCGGAACCGGGCGTCACAGTGTCGGACTCGGCGAACCCGAAGGCGTCGAAGAGATGGATCTTGTCGTATGCGGCGAGGATGCCGTCGGGGCCCGCGACCAGCAGGGTGTTGCGAACCCGGCCACCATCGCCGGGGGTGAAGATGCCCAGGGCGATGGTGGCGCCGTGCCGGGCGGCGATCTCCTGCACAGCGCTGGCGAAGGGACCGTCGAGGGGCTCGGCGACGCCCTTCAGCGAGTGCCCGAAGGCCCGCATCGTCGCCTCGGGAAAGATCACCAGTTCGGCCCCGGCGTCCGCCGCCCGGGCGGTCCGGTCCCGGACGATGTCCAGGTTCGCGGCGACGTCGCGTCCCGTGATCACCTGCATGAGAGCTGTCCGCATCTCGTCCTCCCGACTCATGTGCTCGTCTCGTGTCCATACCGTATGGCCATCAGCCTTATGACCCCGAAGGTGTGTAGGAAGCTGGTCAGTAGACGAACCACTTTCCTACACAACCTCGGACTTGCAGGCACGGGGAGGGCTCCATGACCGCCACCATCAGCCTCGAATACCCGTTCACCGGGCGCTGGATCGCCCACAACAGCCCCGCCGACCGGGTTCCGAGTCACAGGACGGAGCTTTTCGCCACCGCGCTGGCCATCGACTTCCTGCCGGTCGACGCCAGGGGACGCACCGCGCCCGTCACCCTCGGGTCTCTGGTGCGGCCTGAACCCCCGGAACGGTTCACGGGCTTCGGGCGGGCGGTCCTGGCTCCGGCCGACGGCGTCGTCGTGGCCGTCTCAGGCGCCGCTTTCGACCATCCGGCGTATCGAGGCCTCCCGTCGATCCGCTACGCGGCGACCCAGCGGAATCGGATCTCGTCGGGGTGGAAGGCTCTGGCGGGCAACCACGTGTTGATCGACTGCGGTGGGCCCGGCGGTGGAGCGATTGTGGCCCTGTGCCACCTGCGTCACGGCAGCATCGAGGTCGAGATCGGCCAACAGCTCCGCTCCGGCGAGCGGATCGGCCGCTGCGGAAACACCGGCAACAGCACCGAGCCGCACGTGCATATTCAGGCGATGGACGGTCCCGATCCGCGGACGGCCCGCCCGGTCCCGATGACCTTCAAGGGATCACTGCCCCACAACCGCGAGATCGTTGACTGCCGGTAGTGGACCGCCGGCCACGCGGGAATCCCCAGACGCTTCGAGGTGACGAGGAAGTCCGCGCGGCAGGATGGCCAGGAAGGACGTGCGCGTCCTGACGCACGTGCGAGGAACCACCGGCGATCACTGGAGATGGAGTGGACGTGAGCACACAGACAGATCGGCAGCGGCCCTACGTGGCGGGGGTGGACACCTCCACCCAGTCCTGCAAGGTGGCGATCCTCGACCCCACCACCGAGCAGATCGTCCGCCAGGGACGCGGCACGCACCCCGTCGGCACGCAGATCAATCCCGAGTACTGGTGGCAGG contains these protein-coding regions:
- a CDS encoding PLP-dependent aminotransferase family protein, giving the protein MPKMDAAELSRMLGDWARPGRLLPDALAAGLLELIDAGFAPAGSVLPAQRDCAKALGVSRSTVASAFAELEARGYLASTVGSGTRVRSGRAAVATNGRLFSFTHSAPGVIDLSTGALPASEVARRELATGVSGLDDYLETDGYFPAGLPVLRQAIADRLTRDGIPTVPQQILITSGAQQATYLAMRTLVSPGDLAIVEDPTYRGGLEALRTLGARVQGVPLRSEGIDVDLLGHALVRRPAVLYCQTGIHNPTGTTMPRGTRAEVGELVNGAGTAVIEDCCSYDLTRGPGVARTLAGHVGDDLLVMIGSLSKLFWGGLRVGWARAGASRIRQILELRKAQDLATSVMSQLLATQLLRHAVEARRERRQMLASRLGSTQEVVREIFPGWRWEPIRGGTGLWIDTGGDVLALAEPAKRAKVRLAPGPSFSPQDGQRTMLRLPLWHDPQMLAEALGRI
- a CDS encoding Tm-1-like ATP-binding domain-containing protein; protein product: MTTVALMGTLDTKGDEFSWLRDRLTGDGIDVVLIDVGSFSDSPLADVTSDQVIAAAGADAAQLRARRDRGEMMGVMGRGAAAVVADLASSGRIHGFLSIGGSGGSSVAAPAMQAVPVGFPKLLVSTMASGDVQPYVGESDVAIMYSVVDVAGINSISTMVLGNACAAITGMARAYEARPAAPEQDHNPPVGVTMFGLTTPAADEARRTLTDLGYEVLVFHATGAGGRAMEKLVDSDLLAGVCDLTTTELADDLVGGVLTAGPHRMEAAGARGLPQVVSVGALDMVNFGPRETVPPKFDDRNLYVHNPTVTLMRTSPEEMVELGRRIARKLRDAAGPAQLFLPLRGVSGIDVDGQPFRDAEADEALFAALREGLSGSHVGLNELDLAVNDPGFGRAMAEALHRQITNR
- a CDS encoding phosphoenolpyruvate hydrolase family protein — its product is MSRQEILDRFRAQVAAGTPIVGGGAGTGITAKSAEAGGIDLLVIYNSGRFRMAGRGSLSGLLAYGDANEIVMDMAREVLPVVKHTPVLAGVNGTDPFRSMPRFLQQVKDAGFAGVQNFPTVGLIDGTFRANLEETGMGYGLEVDMIRAARELDLVTSPYVFDTDQAKDMARAGADILVPHMGLTTSGTIGAKTALTIEEAAVKVQELADAAKSVNPDILCLCHGGPIANPEDAQYVLDHTEGIVGFYGASSIERFPAETGIRKQTEDFKAITFRKD
- a CDS encoding ATP-binding protein produces the protein MADLPAIALEGAKGVGKTATASRRAANILTLSDPRSRASVAANYDLVADLEPPVFIDEWQLEPQVWERVRRSVDDAPYDGGRFLLAGSASLAPGVRIHSGAGRIVRMTMRPMSLAERGLEEPTVPLRALHAGNPPISGSTHLRVKDYVTEILRSGLPGIRDASERARNRLLDSYLDRIVERELPDNGMPIRRPGTLLAWLRAYAAATSSTTDYTKILNAATAGEPLKPARATVDAYREHLTRLFILDPVEAWTPVFAPLKRLTNSAKHHLVDPALAARLVGVGAKGLLVGEGHVVAPSTGTWLGALFESLAVQSVRVYAEAMNASIGHLRTKNGDHEVDIVVETDDRRIIAIEVKLADTVSDDDVSHLHWLRGQVGPLLTDAVVLNTGPYAYRREDGIAVVPLALLGP
- a CDS encoding Gfo/Idh/MocA family protein, producing the protein MNDIRWGILATGGIAHMFTSDLRTAGLDVAAVGSRSQASADAFAHEFEIPAAHGSYEALVADPDVDIVYVASPHGFHAEHAALALEAGKHVLVEKAFTLTQPQAAALRDLAAANKLLLMEAMWTRYVPNMIRIRELIRSGTLGQVRAVIADHTQALPTDPTHRLNSLELGGGALLDLGVYPVSFAHDILGAPETITATGRLGSTGADTEVVVTMTHADGAISTSISSARTAGPNEAHILGTEARIDLDPVWYTATTFRLVGRHGEVIESYDAPVAGRGMQYEALAAEQYLREGRTSSELEPIDETVAIMGTLDEIRRQIGVRYPGVDR
- the manA gene encoding mannose-6-phosphate isomerase, class I, with protein sequence MTGLSGRGPLIELMNAPMRYAWGGHGQIRALLGTGGALIEPDGPGALEAELWFGAHPAGPTRVAQPDLIGGAANLAEWIDADPGSALGELSDGIRGEGARLPYIMKVLSAREPLSLQAHPTLDEAREGFARENAAGIALDDPQRNFKDPWHKPELILALTPTIEAVCGFRDLAEVRGLVAGITDLLAQDGHADAGFSAFAEMVAGVHDAGSLRELVAWILRDRDHDGIRVPAREDPQIAAAVQAVHAWANSPEAAAEDTTRQARNVRRLEKFFPGDPGVLLILLLNHVSIPRGQAVFVRAGTLHSYMEGLGIEIMAASDNVLRGGITPKHIDVDELLKALVFAPVPDPILPAHQLADGSTLLAPGIPDFQLRRITADDGAARQVEVDGATPTIALCLSGSARVTGRLTGGELTAGHAVYLRPGEGAVTLEGAFDVVLASPGSPQVDGM
- a CDS encoding MFS transporter — protein: MVTAGLSMMGDNVEHVITYWMLWQAFHSPALVGFEVVSHWLPFLLLGVPFGALAERYDCRRLIQVSQLLFMFVSFSWGVLFLTDSLQMWEACVLLVLHGCAGALWGPAEQLMLHDFAEPEDLPGAVRMNATFRSIGVLCGPVVGSALMLILGPTYGIFANIALYLPMTLLLLRTPQTGHLRSGYFMDHRPGLRETFSVLGTVAHDRVLFGMIMLAGLGALAIGGSLQVSMPDFATGNLSVGSRGLGYGTLLFAGGVGGVLGGFLLEATGRIRPTVRVVVVSSILFGLTTFIVATTHFYAIALVALAIGGFANLASNTVSQAIVQLRAPVAERGRVVGVYSMFGSGLRTGNGLTLAFLGALWGIPVAVAIGGAFLVVATAALALLMRRPPRRG
- a CDS encoding carbon-nitrogen hydrolase family protein produces the protein MRTALMQVITGRDVAANLDIVRDRTARAADAGAELVIFPEATMRAFGHSLKGVAEPLDGPFASAVQEIAARHGATIALGIFTPGDGGRVRNTLLVAGPDGILAAYDKIHLFDAFGFAESDTVTPGSEPTVCRIGGVPVGLAVCYDVRFPNLFVRLADAGAKVIILPASWGAGTTDEQRADKLDQWRLLTRARALDSTCFIVAVGQGDPATIGQEPSGAPTGIGHSMAVAPDGWVLCELGDGVEFRVIDINPDGVVPIRAAIPVLENRRI
- a CDS encoding M23 family metallopeptidase, coding for MTATISLEYPFTGRWIAHNSPADRVPSHRTELFATALAIDFLPVDARGRTAPVTLGSLVRPEPPERFTGFGRAVLAPADGVVVAVSGAAFDHPAYRGLPSIRYAATQRNRISSGWKALAGNHVLIDCGGPGGGAIVALCHLRHGSIEVEIGQQLRSGERIGRCGNTGNSTEPHVHIQAMDGPDPRTARPVPMTFKGSLPHNREIVDCR